CCGCCCTCCGTCTCCCGTCTCCCGTCTCTCGCCGCTTCTCCTCCGCCGTTCCTGTGTAGGAGGAAATGTATGGGTGGCTTACGCAATCTGCACAGCACACGGAGCTTCCTATTTTGGGGTTCCTTCTAAGTCCACCCATCCCCATTTTTGTCTTGTATTTCCCCATACGGACGCATATCGGGAGCCGTTGTCGTTACCGCCGGTCAACGCAGACCGGGTCGGGACTCTCAAGAGTGTAGAGACAGCCCGAGAGGGATTGCATCCGGACATCCAAGCGTACGAGTTATCTGCACTGGAAGGTATATACAAAAAACACGTGTTTTACCCTGTCATTGCTACAGTATCACATTATACTCATTCTAACCATCAACATATCCAGGTGCGACAGGGAAAGGATATGTGTTTTGAGTCTCAgtccaaaaaaaataaataataataataataataataacaaaaTCATTCCATTGTTCTGGTGTTCTTGGCTCGGCcaattcttgaaaaaagCTGTTCCGAACATAATTTGTTTGCGATATAGTTGTTGGTGGTTTTTCTACGTAGTCAGAAAAGTGGGTACGTGAAAGACTGCCCCAAACAATGTGGAATAGAACACAACTGAGACTGCGGCAGCAGCGACGACAAACAACCAACAATGATAAGAAAGGCAACTTAAACTAGGTCATGCCATCCTTTTGATGATGTCAACCCAACTTTCGGCAGTCCTACGGCATTCCCTTCCGTAGAGTTGCCTGCTCACAACAAACGCATGCACGCAGAGGGACACGAAGgaagagaggaaaaaatcaaatcATAAAACCCGGTAGCTACATGCATTAATTCGTCGTATACCTGGGAAGTGTAAAGGAataaggaaaaaaatgaaaaaaaattcctcgttggaaagagaaaacacTGGACAAAAAGTGCTTGAGAAACAACGCAAAGCAAATACTGCGACAAGTCTCTGGGACAACTTAGccattttgtttttttccttttttcttggaagGAGGGGGGGGGCGTCGGAAGGAAGTATCAACATCCTcacttttctttcttgttcCTTTTTCCTTGTCACCGGAGCGGAGTGGTGGAATTTCTCTGTACAATATAGGTAGTTCTTCCCTCCCTGTCATTGAATGGTTGGGCAAACTCATCTTGAACAAACATTTGCCAATAGAGAGACACACTCTCGATCTTCACAAAGACAGCCTGTCAGTAGTCTGTGGAAGGCTTGCTTTTTTGAATCGCAGTCATAAGTTGTTTGGCTGGCGTATCAGTATAACTTGTAGCCTCTACTCTTGATGGTGTCAACGTGATATACCTTCGTCGAGTAACATAGCAGACCGTCCAGTATTCACCTCTGTGATTGGTTGCTGAGGGGGGCGTGACGACGTGGTGGTTAGCTTTGCAGTACTCAAGTTCTCTGGTTGTTTGGGTGAAAGTTCGGCTTAGCGATCGCAGGAACCAAGCAATTATTTCTACTTGTGAGGACGAAACCCATAGCAATGGGCCATGAGAGCTCGTGTCTTGGAGTGACGAAGGATCGTGTTATCGTAGAGGGGGTGCCTTTACCGCCACTTCTCTACCTGTCCCTCGctcttgttcaagtttttggaagTCCTAAACACATTTCTTTCAACCAGTATAAAGACACACAGTTCGGTAGTTACTAGCTTGATTCAAGTTATCTCGATGAATGGGGGTGATCCCAGTTCCCGTCTTGCCCCTGGTGCCTTTCGTTGGAAAAAGCAAGCATTCGGTGGTGGAAGTAAATAGCTGTCCACTTGACTTTTTATCTTCGATGTTGCTCACCATAAAAAAACGAGAAAATGATGGTTAAACCATAGTGGCAACGGGATCCGGAACACACACCACTCTATCAGAACAGCGAGACATTGTCACCCATGATAAAGCTCATTCGATCAGGACACTGCGTCTCAACCAACTCATACCCGCTAGGCGACAGTACTTTTTGCTCGACGTTGTTaagcaagaaaaaacaaacgtGGTGTGCTGCGCGAAGCACAGGCATGTTCAAGTGTACCTGGTTGTCCGGACCGACGACAAGCGTATCTGAAGCATCACGATCAACGAATACAGTACCCGTCAGTACCACCAGGTCAAATTTATCTTTTGGTAATAACGACTGAAATTCGGAGACTATTTTGTCCGTATCTACGCCCTCCTTGTCTCCAGCGGTGACCAAAGATTCATTGATGGTAACAACGGTGGGCCCCAGATTGAGGTGTCCACCCTTGTGGATCAACCGGTTTAGAATCTGCGCCTTGAACATCCCGTAATGACTGTCCGGTGAATCGAACGGGACCAGCTTTTCCCTCACGAAATAGATCTTCCATTTGGACCATTGAACCTGTGAGGACAGCTGAGGATCATCAACCAGACCCTGTACCAAGGTGGAGCACAGGTCGTTGTCGTCAGCGATGTCAAGGGCCACGTTGAACTCACCAGTGGTTTCCAGCGCTTCGTTCTGTTTATCGACTATCAAGGAACATAGTTCGTGAGACAGTTCCGATTCTGGGTATCTACCTGTTGCGGACATTGTAATCCTTCTCCAGAGATAGAGAGAAACACATGTAAGCACGCACACACGCacagagaaagagaaagagaaagagaaattaTTAGTTGGCGGGGGGGGAGGGGAAGTGGAACAGATCAACTTATATAGGTGTCACCGGTAAACGCCTGTACCCCTCTTCATGAATAAGGGCCCTGGGGAATAGAGATGAGCGATGCATATAGGTTAGGCGACGCCAGTggatcaaaaaaaagggaTGCGATGCTCCGCAGGGCAAGGGTATCTATCTCTTTGAGGGGAGCTAAATGGTAGTCTGTCCTAGGACTTCCCACTCGTCTACTGGACCCTCACATCTCACGATCTTAAAGGATCCCGGGACGTTCCAAGCGATATTAGTCGGCGATGTGTCAAAATTCCATTTCACCTGGATATCGTCCAAATTCGTGTTGGCAGTGGCGGGGTCCTCTTCCAGATTGACGTCCAGTATATCCTCTATTCTTTGCAGCACAATTCGCAGAAACGCTTTACTTATTGGGGTTACGTCGGAGTAAAGCAGGGACAGGTGCGGGTCAAAAGCGGTCGTCGGGTTCGGATTGGGCACATAGAGCTCATTGATGATCTGATGGATACTCATAAGGATCTTGTTTTTCCTGCACTCTAGtgccactttcttgaagtacCTTTTCCCGACGTAGCAGCTTTTAAAGGAGACCAGCGGGTCCTGCCCTggtttcaatttcaactGCGACTTGACCGAGTGTATAGCGGCAACGCACGACGTGAGTACCTGATTGGCATTGTCCTCCGTGCGGCACTCCAGTCGTGTATTCAAAGTTATATGTGGTTCAAACGCGGGCGAACCAGGGAACAGCGACTGCAAAGACGCAATCAACTGGCTCAGAATCTCGTATTCCAGCGAACCCTGTAGCGGGCAGTACCACAGTGCAACGGTCATAGATGTGCCAGGCGTCAAAGGGGCACAGTATTGTCAGAAAGTAGAGTACAGTGCTCAGCACAGATTAAGTACACTCCGAGAATAAGGGCCTTCGCAATCGTTTACAACCTGCAATCCCTGAAAGAGAGTGtgtttcaaagagagagagatgCACAATAcaatataaatatattttttcgTTGGTCGCTGTTTCAATTATTCTAAACCCAATGTAAGAGCAGAGAGTGTGCGTGTTTATGTATGTGTGTACAAATAGTTCCTTCGCGCGCCCAATGCCGACAACACTAGCAGAATCTTGAGGCCCAACCCCGGTAACATTTCAACAGCATTGCTTTCAACAAACGACTGCCCATCGTGGTATTGCGTCTTTAGGTGTGGAGTGTGGGTGTGTGACATGCATTGCGGAGCTAAGAACTAGAGAATCACGTGCTTTTTTAAACATCACGTGCTTTTTATTTTGTGTCACGTGACCTTAAAATAATGGCACGTGATTTTCACGTGctcgtttttttttccttttttcgggatactgaaaatttttcccttttctGTTCTGCTTCAAGAaacaaagtgaaaaattttcgatCTACACAGCAagctcatctcatcgctACTCATCGCTACTCATCGCTCTTTGTTCGTGGTGGATAGAGGCTTCTGTTGCAACACAAGTGATTGAGCAAAAATGGGGAGAAGAGGGAGAGCCGGTGTACTACCGAACAATATTATCCTGCTGCAGAACCTAGTCAAGAGGGACCCGGAATCGTACCGTGAGGAGTTTTTGCAGCAGTACTCGCACTATGAGTCCCTGCGGGACATTTTCATGGTGAATGGGGCCGGTGTCGCCAGTGCCGGGTCCGGGATGGACGAGGTGAATATCTCTGGGAACGACGACTCCAATGGGTCGACTTTGCATCTGATTGAACTGATTGGGTTCGTCTCGCAAGTTTGCTCTTGCTTCCCCAAGGAGACAGTCAATTTCACGCACGAGTTGAAGCAATTGCTGTTGGAACACCACAAAGTGCTGCCCTTTGAGctgaaggagaagatcCTGATGTGCCTCACCATGCTGAGGAACAAGAACGTGCTGACGCCAGAGGAGTTGATACAGACACTGTTCCCGCTGTTGATCGCGTACTCCGCACAGGGGAACTCGCTTGGGATAAACACGCACGCGAAGGCGTTGCGGAGACTGATATACAACAACTTGGTTTCGCTGTTGAAGAGTTGTAACAGTGGGTCCAAGAACCAAAAACTGAATAAGAGCACGCAGgccatctgtttcaaccTGTTGGATAAACCTGACTCCCAAGGTATCTGGGCCGCCAAGTTGACTAGAGAACTGTGGAGACGTGGGATCTGGGATGATTCCAGAACAGTGGAGATCATGACCCAGGCGGCTATTCACGAGGATGTCAAGATCGCGTTGTCCGGTATCATGTTCTTCCTCGATGCGGACAAGGAACGTGAGGAGAATTTCGAGGACAATTCAgacagtgacgaagaagtGGACGTGGGGAAGTTGAGACACAAGTTGCAGATTAACAAGAAGACTGGGAAGCGTGGTAAGAAGCTCACGACGGCGATCAAAAcgataaagaagaagaataagaacAAGGGCGACGGGAACGGTATCATGCTGAACTTCAGCGCGATTCATTTGTTGCGTGATCCCCAGGGGTTTGCAGAGGTCCTATTCAAGGAGCATTTGTCCGGTAAAAGAACGAACAAGTTCGACATGGAACAAAAGATCCATATAATGCAACTGATCTCCCGTTTGATTGGGTCGCATAAACTGATAGTGCTTGGACTGTACACGCACTTCCTAAAGTATCTGACGCCAAAGCAGAGAGACGTCACGAGGATCATGGCAGCCTGCGCCCAGGCGTGTCACGAGTTGGTGCCCCCCGAGACCATCATGGTGATGGTCCGGAAGATCGCCGACGAGTTTGTCTCCGATGGTGTGGCATCCGAGGTTGCCGCTGCTGGTCTGAACACCATCAGGGAGATTTGTACTCGTGCACCATTGGCGATCGAGGAGACGCTGCTGCAAGATTTGGTCGAGTACAAGGGTTCCAAGGCGAAAGGTGTTACAATGGCCGCCAAGGGTCTTATTTCTCTGTACAGGGAGATCGCACCTGagatgttgaagaggaaagataGGGGTAAGACGGCCGCCATGGCATTGCAGAGCTCGAAGAGAGCCGATGGCACGCAGAAGAGCACAAGGCCGCAATTCGGTGTTGAGAGTAACGTCACCAACATCGAGGGTCTCGAGCTTCTGGCCGAGTGGAAGCGTACACAGGAGGCCGAGGGTGCCGATGCGaacgacgatgacgacgcGAACTGGGAAGTTGACGACGAGAAGGAGCAGTCCTCTGACATTGAGGGCGAATGGGTTAACATCGAGAGTGATAAAGAGTACGACGTCGATATGGACAGCAGTGACGACGACAGtgcagagaagaaggacaaggCTGAGGACTCGGATCTTGACTTGAGCGACGACGAAGGTGCAGAGAAGCCCCCAACGGATAAACCTATCACCAGAGAGGAAGCGTTCAAGCAGTTAGCGGCGACGAGGATCCTGACACCTGCTGATTTTGCGAAACTGCAAGAGTTGAAGACGGAGGACGGTGTTGCCAAATTAATGGGCATAAAGCCCTCAGGTGAGGATATCGTCGACGCAAGAACACTGATCGGACCGATCAAGTACAAGCAGACGCGTGAGGAGAGGCTGCAGCAGGTGCAAGAGGGCCGTGAAGGCCGTGAGAAGTTCGGCTCGAGACGTGGTAAGCGTGAGAACGCACACTCATCGACCAACAGGGAGAagcagaggaagaagaacttCGTCATGATGATCCACAAGAAGTCCGTCCAGGGGAAGCAGAAGATGTCTCTGCGGGACAAGCAGAAAGTGTTGAAGGCGCATATCAccaagcagaagaagaagggcCATTAGTAACCGTATTTAACAAGAACGATAAAAAACGAAAGGGTGTTTGCACACACGGTAGAGCATTGTATAGTATAAACCAGTTGCCAGTGGGCAGTTCCCCATGGCATACCGCTCAGGTCTCGGATCAGGTCCCGGTCATCGGCCATTGGCGTGAAATATTTACCCGATTTGGGCACCACCTTCTTAAACGGGAAATACGTTCCCAAAACGGCAAAAACACCCAAAAAATAGCCAAGAAACCGATTTTGCGTCAAAAAAAGGACTTCTCGAGGATCGCAGCCGTTGAAGATAACACACCTGTTGTTTGGAGGAGGAGGGGAGGGGACGTTGGGGTAAAGTGTTTGTATCTGTGAGGTCCCGGGAAGTATTAAAGGAATCTCTAAGCGCTTAGTTTTATCCAGTTTATACTTGGTTGTGGTGTCCTGTGTCAGAAGTAGACGGGGG
The sequence above is a segment of the Huiozyma naganishii CBS 8797 chromosome 11, complete genome genome. Coding sequences within it:
- the KNAG0K00490 gene encoding uncharacterized protein (similar to Saccharomyces cerevisiae SOL4 (YGR248W) and SOL3 (YHR163W); ancestral locus Anc_5.78), with product MSATGRYPESELSHELCSLIVDKQNEALETTGEFNVALDIADDNDLCSTLVQGLVDDPQLSSQVQWSKWKIYFVREKLVPFDSPDSHYGMFKAQILNRLIHKGGHLNLGPTVVTINESLVTAGDKEGVDTDKIVSEFQSLLPKDKFDLVVLTGTVFVDRDASDTLVVGPDNQVHLNMPVLRAAHHVCFFLLNNVEQKVLSPSGYELVETQCPDRMSFIMGDNVSLF
- the CPD1 gene encoding 2',3'-cyclic-nucleotide 3'-phosphodiesterase (similar to Saccharomyces cerevisiae CPD1 (YGR247W); ancestral locus Anc_5.79), which translates into the protein MTVALWYCPLQGSLEYEILSQLIASLQSLFPGSPAFEPHITLNTRLECRTEDNANQVLTSCVAAIHSVKSQLKLKPGQDPLVSFKSCYVGKRYFKKVALECRKNKILMSIHQIINELYVPNPNPTTAFDPHLSLLYSDVTPISKAFLRIVLQRIEDILDVNLEEDPATANTNLDDIQVKWNFDTSPTNIAWNVPGSFKIVRCEGPVDEWEVLGQTTI
- the SDA1 gene encoding Sda1p (similar to Saccharomyces cerevisiae SDA1 (YGR245C); ancestral locus Anc_5.81); the protein is MGRRGRAGVLPNNIILLQNLVKRDPESYREEFLQQYSHYESLRDIFMVNGAGVASAGSGMDEVNISGNDDSNGSTLHLIELIGFVSQVCSCFPKETVNFTHELKQLLLEHHKVLPFELKEKILMCLTMLRNKNVLTPEELIQTLFPLLIAYSAQGNSLGINTHAKALRRLIYNNLVSLLKSCNSGSKNQKLNKSTQAICFNLLDKPDSQGIWAAKLTRELWRRGIWDDSRTVEIMTQAAIHEDVKIALSGIMFFLDADKEREENFEDNSDSDEEVDVGKLRHKLQINKKTGKRGKKLTTAIKTIKKKNKNKGDGNGIMLNFSAIHLLRDPQGFAEVLFKEHLSGKRTNKFDMEQKIHIMQLISRLIGSHKLIVLGLYTHFLKYLTPKQRDVTRIMAACAQACHELVPPETIMVMVRKIADEFVSDGVASEVAAAGLNTIREICTRAPLAIEETLLQDLVEYKGSKAKGVTMAAKGLISLYREIAPEMLKRKDRGKTAAMALQSSKRADGTQKSTRPQFGVESNVTNIEGLELLAEWKRTQEAEGADANDDDDANWEVDDEKEQSSDIEGEWVNIESDKEYDVDMDSSDDDSAEKKDKAEDSDLDLSDDEGAEKPPTDKPITREEAFKQLAATRILTPADFAKLQELKTEDGVAKLMGIKPSGEDIVDARTLIGPIKYKQTREERLQQVQEGREGREKFGSRRGKRENAHSSTNREKQRKKNFVMMIHKKSVQGKQKMSLRDKQKVLKAHITKQKKKGH